The proteins below are encoded in one region of Apium graveolens cultivar Ventura chromosome 4, ASM990537v1, whole genome shotgun sequence:
- the LOC141719499 gene encoding uncharacterized protein LOC141719499, which translates to MKIDNSPNWMTPFINYLEKGELPEDKGKAQRLRAKAAKFFIEEGILYRRTFSSPILKCIGPGEAQYCLMEVNEGICGDHMSVKALAHKIIRQGYYWPTIHQDAIDFVKKCKECQLFSNVSRMSPVLPSSVLSPIPFAVWGIDIMGSFPRARGDLRRNPFKLAYGTEAMLPIEVGSPSHRAIIFDEIANEEGLRTNIELIDEVRDQAVARMEKYKEKTKDHFSKRSRVKNFQVGELVLRDTEASDPTNTGKLMPRWEGPYKVKEVLRPGTYKLMNMNESEIPNTWHGLRIRRFYQ; encoded by the exons ATGAAAATAGACAACAGCCCAAATTGGATGACTCCATTTATCAATTACCTGGAAAAGGGAGAACTCCCAGAAGATAAAGGGAAGGCTCAAAGGTTAAGAGCTAAAGCTGCAAAATTCTTCATCGAAGAGGGTATACTCTATCGCCGGACCTTCTCCTCCCCAATTTTGAAGTGCATAGGCCCTGGGGAGGCACAGTACTGTCTTATGGAAGTTAATGAAGGAATATGCGGGGATCATATGTCCGTGAAGGCCCTAGCTCACAAAATCATAAGACAAGGATACTACTGGCCTACTATCCACCAGGATGCAATAGACTTTGTGAAAAAGTGCAAGGAATGTCAGTTATTCAGTAATGTCAGTCGGATGAGCCCAGTCCTACCCTCCtcagtcttgtcaccaatcccatttGCTGTATGGGGCATTGATATCATGGGATCCTTCCCCAGGGCcagaggagacctcag gagaaaccccTTCAAGCTGGCTTACGGAACTGAAGCTatgctaccaattgaagtaggatccccctcccaCCGAGCAATCATTTTTGACGAGATAGCAAATGAGGAGGGACTCAGAACgaatattgagctaattgatgaagtccgagaCCAGGCGGTTGCAAGAATGGAGAAATATAAGGAAAAAACCAAAGACCACTTCAGCAAGCGgtcccgggtcaaaaactttcaagttggagagCTGGTCCTTCGAGACACGGAAGCTTCAGATCCTACCAACACCGGGAAGCTAATGCCAAGGTGGGAAGGCCCATATAAAGTCAAGGAAGTTCTAAggccaggaacatacaagctcatgAACATGAATGAATCTGAGATACCAAATACATGGCATGGACTCAGGATCAGAAGATTCTACCAGTAA